agtggggcccacctgcttTGGGGGACTCATATGAACGTAGGCAGTGGGGAAGGTCCCCACAACCCTGgtctaggcgcaccaagatcccctttaaaaggaatagtatcatatcccgaagggataagaccaggatccctaaaaaagggggatagcGATTtgtggagaaggaaaggagggattttCTTCCTCCCCCTTTGACAAACGACCCTAGGGCCTTGGAGGGCAAGCCACTAGGCCCCTCCAcgcctatataaaggtggggaggcGTTGGGGCAGCCCCCCTTCGACCCTTGCTTGTTACCTCTGCCAACTCCTCCCACGTTTCAGTGGTatgtgcttggcgaagccatgtcggaGTTTCGttgccaccaccaccacgccactgTGTTCGTTCatatctcatctacctcctctccctcacttgctggatcaagaaggagaggaagcCGCCGAGCCGTaagtgtgctaaactcggaggtgccgtccgttcggcactagatcggattggatcgtgaagagtacgactacatcaaccacgttacgaAGCTAACACATTCggtttacaagggtatgtagatagtTGACACACTCCCCTCTCATAGCAAtacatctcctagattggatcttgggtgTTTCATAGGAATTCTTTTGATTTACATGCAAGTTCCCCGTCAACTATATAAAGGCATCCATcgtaggctcaacacttgggccttgtaTGGATCCTAAGGCCCAAAGTCTTTTCGGTCTGGATATGAGTCTGAGTAGGATTACATCTGACTTGTGGAGTCGGATCGGGCctacaggttccttcccttaagcgcgtgaccccttaggttctcgTTCACTTGGTCACGAGTCAGATCACATCGAGCCCGTCTAGTGGGTTGCGGACTCTAGCAAAGCATGCCGACTCCAAGTGTtcgatgaagctggttaggcgaacctgtacaacgtgtcacgcttctattccctttgccacatgatatgttgtcgggctcaaggcgagtctgtcatccttgtgctaaccTGACCTCTTTctagttccagtgatgccgaccacaaatcgGATTATCTCaaaatccttgtcgcatggccatgcttatcttggtcggatcacatgaggggcccagagtatatctctcctgatcgaaggggcaaatcccatcttgctcgaccatgtctcgcaacatgggtctggacaagcccgaaacctacctttgtaactaccgactcacggagtagcgtttggtcgacccaaagcaggtctgtcaccatcccgagtacatgcgccagcttagGTCTTatgacatagaacgtatgttgtactagagactcacagatgacatatctgTTGCGTCTCATaggtgggtctgtccgactcggaccttatctcgacccggatccgactacgtcgaatctgaccaatccttccaagtccatattatccggttagcatccaatgctccatggctagtgagaccgaaccatccaccatgtcatatgctagtctagtcggctgagCGTCCACagagccctttcgactagggaccttttaggacagtcatcatacaatgtatagtcccacaaacaagtgaCGTACTTGTTGatatacatcattgataatgtccaaggactatctttattcataaacacataggaaatatcatcatacatgattgcctctagggcatatctccaacaatatGTTGGCTCACAGAGAAGGGATTTCCTTTTTATCCAACATCGACATAGTAGATGTAGTAAAGTGGTGTGGTGGCTCGCATATTTATGCTGAAAATTGTCGCAACCAAAATAGCTAGCATGTTTGTCACAGCTATGAAAAATAGTTCAACACCAAGTTCTAGCTATTTTAATGAGCGACCTACATGTCCCAACTGCTAGCTCTCAAAATAGATATCATTCAAGAATCTTGATCCATCGCTCAACACTAGGAATGCACGGCGACCGCGAGGGCCAATGGGCATGgcaacagaggaggcggcgggcgaggtgggcaTGGAGGGACATGAGCACTGAGAGCGGCGTGCTAGCATGCACGGAGATGAGCGCCTACCCGAAGGGCATCGGGCGGGGCCAAAGGAGTAGCGTTGGGCCGACCGCGATCGTGGTGAGGGCGAGGTTGAGGCGCCACAACAATAGGTTGGGGAAGGAGTAGGAGCTCCTCAGGCTGAAGCGCTTCCTCAACTGCAACATTACCAACTACCTGTCTGTGCCCTCTGAGTTCCTCAATGTTCGTTCTCCGCACGTTGCTGATATTCACCTCCGCCACCTCCATGACTTACGATCTCCCACCCCCAAGCCACCCATGCCCTCTGAGCCCCATCTCCACCCACTGTTCATGCCCTCATATGAGCCCGTTGCCTAACATGCTTGTTGCCTGTCATGCCaattgcatctctctctctctttctctctctctcaatctctctatctttctctccttccctctccccctctctctatcTATGTTTAAAACAAATGAAAACCTTTCAGGTTAAAAGAAATTTTTGTATATTTGAACTTATAAGTGGGTGGGAATTTGGTTTGGATGCTTACTCTGATGTTCTTGCTTGAGAAGACGAATGATTACAAAATTTTCATACATTAAAGGAAAATACTAATCCATGATAACAATAACTGCAAGGTAATGGAGCATCATGAAATCAATTAATATATATTTTTGTAattgtgatgtactccctccgttcctttatgtaaggtgtattatgtttggcacggtgaccaaggcacaaAATTATAGACAATTTAGGATGAAATTGCCCTCGGCAAATTTTTTGTTTGTGGCAAGTAAATTCGTTCGTCCAGGAAAGAAAGAGATACATGCAACTGAAAGAGAGATATTTTCCTTCTTTTACAACAAGGAGAGATACTTACCTTTTTTGGAGGGCTAATAATGGAATTAGGAGGAAaatagaagaaatgcaccttacattatgGGATTTTATGaaaaaaatacaccttatataaaggaatggagggagtatcatttatGGTGTAAATGACATTTACTATGCATTATTTTAAAATTAATATCCACATCAGGTCATCATTTTGACATTCTGCTTCATTGTATGCAGATGGCAGATCAGGAAGACCAGCTTCGATCCTTGGGCCGATGAAGTTACTTGCCTAACTGGTGTCCAACTGAGTTATGACATCACGTATTTTCCTATGTAATTAGATCTAGCTTAATCTATTAGCTATTTTCTTTGGTGAATTGCTCCTTATATAGTTACATGATGTAACATGTACATAATTAGTTCATTCTCGATTTTAGTTGGATTTCTGGTTTGGTAATATGATGGTTTGATATGAATCATGCCTTTATGAAATATGTACTTAAGAATATAAATTCCATAGGATAACTTGAATTAGTTTTTTATATGCAGTATATTGGTACATTAAGTACTTCATACTACCTCTGTCTTAGTTTATTAGTCTCCTGCGTAATTTGTGTTAAACTTTGATCAAAtttttaactgacaaaatgttagtgcatgtcaccaaaaattatattttgcatgaacattttgttagttaaatttatgatcaaaatttggcacatattacaatggggaccaataaaccaggacagaggtagtatatATCATTTCTTTGCTTAATGAACAAAAATCGCAGAAGCTATGACAAGACACGACCATACTATAGATGGGTAAAATCTCAGAATTCTCGACTTCTTGCCAAGCCTGAGCTCTACAAAATCATGTCTTAAGCTTAAGAATTTTCAGTTTGATTAATGTACTCAATGTTCTACCATTTCTTGATAAATCCGATAAAACTTTGTTGTGACAACAACACACATTTGACCGGGTCTTTCACGGGCGCAGTGTGTTGCCCCGCGTCTGCCCGCTAGTATATATTAAATGCACAAACTCACGACAAGTCATGGCATTGCAGGAAGGTGGAGGTGATTTGGTCGTACTTGTCATATTTTATACGGGTACATAGGTACAAGGGTATGTGTTATAAGATTCCATACCCGTACCCGCTCTACTTGATGAGTTTGAGATTTTCCTATACCGGTATCTTGGTACGTGGGTAACGGGTCTTTGGCCTAGAACCAGTGCCATGCCATCTCAATTCTTGATTCGTGCCGGAATAAGAGGCTTCCCAGGTCGATCTGAATGCTGACCGTCCGATGTGTGGGTTCATGCTGACGCGGCGTGATCTGGGACGTTCGTTGGCTCCGCTAGAGATCCGGTGTGGTGCTCCTCTCGTTCACCCCTTGTTTACAGGTGGGTCTAGAAGCGGCGGCGCAAGCAGTTCTCCTATCTGTGAGTGGGCGTTTGGGTGCAGGCGGTTCATGCGTCGGGGCGAGGGTGCCATGGAGGGGGGCGCCTCGTCGACGTGCCCGGCCGTCGTTCGTCGCCGGGAACGCAGTGTGGCCCGTTGGTTGACCTGGCCGTCTGTGATTCATTCGCGTGGCCTGGCACTGTTCGGCGGCGTGGGTCGTGGTGGGTGGGTCGTCTCCCTTATCCTGCATCGCCGCCTGCCTCTTCTCCTCCCTCTTCCTTTCGTTTCGTTTCGGTGCTCGCGCCTCTTCATGCTCCTGCTCTTTGGTTCGCGAGTCGTCGCTAGGGTTGGTTGCCGAGGGGCTCCAATGGCGTCGCACCGCGGTGACGCCGGTTAAGGTGGTGCTCCTCTCGGTTCTCTCATGTTTTATGCGTTTGATCTATCGTGGCTGACCAGTTTTAGATCTTGGGTGTCTATTAGCTTCCGTTGTTCTCCTCTTCGCTAGGCTTGGATCTGCTGCGCCGCTCGTCGATCTGTGGGTAAATCTTCCTTTTATCCCGATTCATGTAGTCTGCTTCAGCCGAGATGTGCTTTTGACGTTTCTGAGGGCTGCTCTGTTCTGCAGCTGCTCCTGCCTGGTGTCCTCGCATGTTCGTCGTCGTGTACGTGTTGGTCTTCGCGTCTTGCTCCAAGGATCTGCAGGTCCACTGCACTTTTCCTTTCTCTTTATTTTTAAGCTTTTTTGTGTTTTGGTTGATTGTCTGCGCCTGTGTTCATGTGCTTGTTGGCTCGATATGATATGCCTGCCGGTCGGGTGTGTTCGTGTGCTGTTGTGCTCGCTGTGGTATGCCTGTCGTTAGGATAGGTGTGCACGGTGGCAGATTGGGGTATTCCTTTGTTATCTTCTTATGCTGTTCTGGCTAACCAGTGCATGCCTTTATCTCTGGGTGGATTTTAGTTGTCCTTAGTTTTGTCTTGTTTGCTTGCTGATGGGTGACATGTGTGTGTCTTTTACTACTTCTTTGGATCTTGCTAGGGCCGGGGTTTTTCCTTTCTGTGACCATGGCTTTGTGGAGTTGTGGTCAGGAAGGCATGGGTGCATGTGGGCATGTGCCTTTTGGGTTTGTCTGATACATGGTGTCCTGTGTGGATCGACTTGTTGGGTCTGGATTGGTCCAATGGCCTTTTGAAAAAGAATGAGAAGAATGGAGTCTTCGTTGTCTTATGTTGGCTGAAAAAGAGGGAGAATAATAGAGTCGTCATTGTCTTTTGTTGGTAACTGTGGTCTGCTTGGGTTAATATGACTCGGTCATGCCTTTTATTTTAGTTCATTGTTGTTTATGTTGAGCCCTATTGAGGGTTGTATAGCTCATATCATTGCTAGAGTTAATATGACTTGGTCATGCCTTGTTTTGGTTCATTGTTGTTCATGTTTGGCCCTGTTGAGGGTTGTATGGCTCATATCATTGATTGGGAAGAGAGTGTTTGGTCTGGGTTCAGTGGAGTGTGTTTGCAGCAGTTTTTTGGGTGTGGGATTTAGTGGTTCAGATGACCGTGCGTTAGGGTTGCATCCTGCGGTGCTCTGCGTGGTggccatgttctccttgatgcattTCATGCTTGCTCTGCCCGTTTggtttgcttgttttgtttttcCATTTTGAGAATTTTTTGTTATCTTGCTTCTTTGTTTTGGTGGTTTCCTTTGTTAATGGTTTGCCTGACTTTTACTCTTTGTTTCGCAGGTTGTTTCAGTTTATAGGTTATTTCTCTGAGCCGGCCGTGTTGCTAGGCCCTGCTGTCTGGTGGTGCTGTTTTTTGCTGTACATGGTAAGCTATACCCAAATTGATTTCCTATTGTTTGTTATAATATTATGCTTGTTTTCCTTGATTACGTATGCTCATGCGTTTGCCCATTTGTTTGATGTGCATTGGTATTTTCTTGGTTCTCCTTAATGTCTCGTTGTTACATGGATGTTTATCCAGCGTTCTTCTTGTGTGCCTCTGTTTGAGGCTGTTGCGACCTATTGTTGATTGCCGTTCCATTCATATGTTCGAGAGGTGGCCTCGGATGGTTCTCTACTTGGAGGGGTTGTGATCGATGTTCTTACTAAGGATGATGTAGTACGGTGTCAAACACATTTTTTCTGGGGCAGTTCATTTGACGGCTGCTCCCTTTATATGATCAGGCTGCCTATCAGGCGGTCCAATTTTTAGAGGGGGTTTATGGGTTTGTTATTGCAGATTACAATTATGAGAGCATGTTAGCATACAAAGGTGTTGCACAGTCAGCTATGGTGCTTGCAGGTGCGCTTGCTCGGTCTGCCTGGCCTTTGGTCCATGCAGGTGGACAGAGCAAAACCGCTGGTGTAAATGCAATTGTTCAGCTGCAGCTGCTGCATTCGCAGTTGGTTAATTCAGTGTGTGAGTTCTAAAGCCTGGTTAGGACACTGTGGATAGGCTGTGTCAGAGCCATTGTAGTGTTCTTTTAGGTATCTTTTGTAATAAACACTGTATCATATGCATTAATTGAAGTTCTTTTAATTAGCTATTCTGTCTAGGTTGCTCCTATTGGACATTTCTCTCTGTT
This region of Triticum aestivum cultivar Chinese Spring chromosome 2D, IWGSC CS RefSeq v2.1, whole genome shotgun sequence genomic DNA includes:
- the LOC123052634 gene encoding uncharacterized protein isoform X1, which translates into the protein MCGFMLTRRDLGRSLAPLEIRCGAPLVHPLFTGGSRSGGASSSPICEWAFGCRRFMRRGEGAMEGGASSTCPAVVRRRERSVARWLTWPSVIHSRGLALFGGVGRGGLFQFIGYFSEPAVLLGPAVWWCCFLLYMVIFRATAWIRTWSLLTPMDSREPLVTGCNQWEMVARVIFNRFGWRSHNRIGVQRAYPYYYRSRRICLKVLSIEHLCT